The DNA window aagtcaatggcccctttggtggccttgttccatatgaataggtttcatctactgaatcataataataataataataataataataataataataataataataataataataataataataataataataataataaagtgtccagtattacttaaaaaaaaggaattagtcgaaagcttaaatttcaagtcaatggcccctttggtggccttgttccatatgaataggttacaTCTattgaatcatcatcatcataataatattaataatcagtcGAAATTCTGAGGTCCCGACATCCAGTCAGACCGAAGAAATATAATCAGACGAAAATCACGACCGACGGAAGATGAGACAAACACCGGGTGACGGTGGTTgcggggcggggggaggggggagaataTTATAAGTGTTCCATTAACCGAAGCACACCACGTGCCAAAACCCCAtgttgctactgctgctgctgttccctGCTCCCTGTTCCCTCCCAGCAAAATCCCGACCCGGCCCCAACACTTGTTCGTCACGGATTGATTGTTTGCGTACCATCAACCAGATCTCGGGTTCTCATTACGGCGCCATTAGCGAGTCGTTTTTTCGTTATTAGTCTTATTATTTCTTCTCTGCCCTCCGTCGTCTGTTCTAGTCCAGCTTTCGaaatgtaattgtaaaaatataaatataaacgtacTCGCTAGAGTGTAGTAGACGGTAGAGAGAACTGGCCATTTTTTCAATTTAAAGCGACGTCTTCGCTGGGTAATCCGTCATGGTGGGAGAAGGGCTGGGCGTATTCCGCGCCATGTGTTGACTCTACACTTGTCATCGCAGTCAGCTGAGgctggagggagagaggaggagagcaaAGACTGGCCGAAGGGGCGATAGAGTACAatgagacagagaggagagaataaaggaaagaaaagagagagagagcggatgatTTACAGCGGGATGAGACTAGATGAgtatggaaaccaggacagccaggGAAAGGTACGTGAATGTAGGTCTATTTCCTTTTATAAGTTTATGTAATCATAATAACAGAGTGGTTGTGAAGGgttgtatcagagagagagagagagatttagaagggGATAAGACTGGTTGATGAGAACGGAAAACAGGATAGCCAGGAAAAGGTACGTGAACATAGGTCTAACTATAGTTCTATGCAAGGTCTATAGACGCTGGTTCTGTGTCAGTTCGAGAGGGAGCGTTCATTGCAGAAGTCAAAAACAAGTTTGTCGCAGTTTATTCCAAACTTCAACAACCTCTCTGATTGAATTAAAGATGTTGCAAGTAATTTATCTTCTTGGAAAATTCTGAAAAGATATTTCACGCTGATGCTTAAGATTAATTTTGGCGTATTAAAATGTTTCCTGACATCCACACTCACACACTATAAGATCTTCCATCaagctattttcttcttcttcttcttcttcttcttcttcttcttcttcttcttcttcttcttcttcttcttcttcttcttcttcttattattattattattattattattattattattatttttattattatcattattctgaagatgaaccctattcatatgaaacaagcccacatggggccaccgacttgaaattccagcttccaaagaatatgatgttcatttgaaagaagttacagaaggtaataagaactacagaaagaagagatcatttattagtaaaaaaaaaaaaaagattaacgaaTAAACTGAcagataaacagatgaaaatctAGATAAATCATTAAATTATAAAGGGACTTGTTTCAGgatggtaatgcattgcatcttcgcttgaatgtTTGAGGTCCCAATTGCACAATAATCCTCAGAGAGGCTGTCCCACAGTGATTGTGCAATTCATACAGAATggagcaataaaaattaatatatttagaaACTGCCTTCCGTAGGGGGGTTAATATTGCCAgcacacctcacgcggtgcactgtaggcattactgaaggctcCTTGCAGCGTcctctcggcccctagctgcaacccctttcgttctttttactatacctccattcatattctctttctcccatcttactttcctcaaccctctcttaacaattgtttcatagtgcaactgcgaggttttcctcctgttacacccctCAAACCTCccttgctctcagtttccctctcagtgctaaatgacctcttaggtcaaagcgcttggcctctggcctaaagtctgtattccgttccattccattccaaagttTTTTTGGGTTTTATTTCGTCTACCGCTGCCAGAAATCCGGTTACTGCAACGTAGGCTTTCTGTACCTACGTAGATGAAGTTATTCATGAGAACCACTGGTCTTAAATCATTTGTTCTATATCTTCGAATGCTTTTCTCCCGTCTCGTGTCTTCAGAATCCTACGATATAAATGCATGTTCCAGCAAAagctgaaaattagtaaattgaACAAtgggttcttatatatatatatatatatatatatatatatatatatatatatatatatatatatatatatatatatatatatatatttatatatatatataaatatatatatatatatttatatatatatataaatttatatatacattatttatatatatttatatatatatatatatatatatatatatatatatatatatatattatatgtatatatacatatatatagtatgcatacatacataatttaccaATCACCTTTATCAGACATACATTTTTTCCTAACAGCACACTTTTTAAGACAAGCCAATCAAaacaaaacctaaataaaaaaaaaaacatttgctgaGATTCTGctcctttttcattattaaaccTTCACACTTCCGTCGCTAAATTGAAACCCCTTAAAAAGATACGACGACGGGGTCAAACACCAGTTAAACCAAAACACTGCTGAtctcagcactttttttttgtttttttttgttcctcgCCTCTATCGGAGATTTCGTTTCCGGCCGTTTCCGCCTCATTCGGCGCCGATACGAATTTCATTCTGTGATTGATTCCGCCTCCCCAAAAGGGCAGCTGACGCCAGCCGTACCACCTGCGGTCAGTGAGGGTAgcggggaggggagagagagagagagagagagagagagagagagaaagggtggggagagatgagagagagagagaaagagagtggggagagatgtgagagagagatagagagggtggagacagatatgagagagaaagagtggggagagatgtgagagagatagagagtgggGAGagatgtgagagaaagagagggggagagagagagggggcgaaggAGAgatgagggggagagagggacagagagagagagaggggggaggagagagagaggggaagagagataagagagagagagagtcttggtcTTTCAAGGTTTCGAGAAACTTTTGCAAATCTTTCTTCTCAGATactaaacagacagacagacagacagaaacagagagagagagagtgagtgagtgtgagagagagagagagaggagtcttggTCCTTCAAGATCTCAACTTTGGCAAATCTTTCGAATTCGCAAATTctagaaaacaagagagagagagggagggagagggcgCTAGAGATTGCTGGTGGTGGTTCTCGTTTAATAaagcacgataaaaaaaaagcctacgATCCCTAATCATAATATAGAGTCAACCTATCAAGAAAGCTacctaaaaaattaagaaaacatcagCTTGATACCTTACGTGTAAAAACAACGTCCCCTGACTAGGGTAAagctagaaatttatatatatatatatatatatatatatatatatatatatatatatatatatatatatatatatatatatatatatataatgcacctATATTAGACTATGTATCAAATCTGACTGAAATCTAACCAATAGTTCCAAAGTTTCTGACCAAATCAATATGGTTCCCACAGTCTAATTTACGTACAAATTGACTACAAGTTAACAGTTATCATTTACGTTATATGTAAATGACACTTCCTAAATATGGCGTGAATTTTACAGCAGCttttttggaggaaaaaaaaaagaaaagtagctttttatataatttcaactaaATCATGGCCACCATGTCACGTGACACTGACGTCATTCTACGCGCGTGACCTCACATGGTATTAATGGCTATTACCCACACAACACACCATAggtcacaaacacaaacatacacacacacacatacacatatatatatatatacatatatatatatatatatatatatatatatatatatatatatatatatatatatacatcatcctGTCTAATTCAGCCTACAGACCACAGGATAATTCGAAAACCCGCGAACTGTCATTGCGTACCTGTTGCGCGCTGAGCCCACTTATCTGCGCATCAGTCATGTGCAGTGGAGAGCTTACAcctgttgatgagagagagagagagaggtgtagggCCCTTCTGAGCACACCTGGTCCTCCCTAATTTCCAGCGACCAACAATGGCTCTGGGACATCTTCGCTCTACCCTAATCCAGTGCCCTTTtttaatcgtctctctctctctctctctctctctctctctctctctctctctctctctctctctctctttttattcaaagAGAATCGTGGGCAGGGCAGATTCAAAgggttatttttgtcttttatgtacacacacacacacacacacacacacacacacacacacatatatatatattacatatactgtatatgtgtatatatatatacagtatttgtatatacactacagtatatatatatatatacagtatatatatatatatatatatatatatatatatatattatatatatatatatatatatatatatatatatatatatatatataggcctacagtatgtatactatatatatatatatatatatatatatatatatatatatatatatatatatatgaaatacttgTACAGTATAAACAGATTTAAATGCAGagtaaaattccaaaaatttttcataatcttaAGTTTCATCCAAAGTAAACAGTTATGACTGAAAAACTCGATTCCTATATATTTCCTGACACTGTACGAAACATTTTCTTAAATGACAGGTTTACGTAGctttaaatataaaggaaaaggtggCAATTATTGATTGCAGGTGTCCGAGTAATCTTTTAAAAGAGATATTTGGaacttatttcttaaatttctcacTGGGATCTCAAGCCTTACTAGAGATTTTCTAAAAACTATACTTTTCCTCATTTATTCTTGCCTTTCGTCAAAATCATTATTTCACCCATATAATAAAAATGGAGTTCAAAACATCTGActttatcctgaaaaaaaaaaagcagcattaGTAATGGACTGGAATATAGAAAAATGAATCGTTTTGCCAAGTTAAAGTATGTCTGACCCACGGAACCCCACCAAGGAGTTCCTCCTCAGCGCATGCGCTGTTATGAGCCAGTATAGCACCCTCTCAACAGGTAGCTCAGTCCTGACCATTTCATCACTCGTTTCTTGAGCAAGACGAGCCAGTTTTCCGACCAAATTTCGTTGCAATCACTCGTTTCACTCGTACTTACTGAGTTCATATTTCATAACAGAATTTAGCTAATCATTTCGTCGATAATAATCATGGCCCTATCGCGTCCCATCAAACCGAATCTCAACTGCTCTGAGGAATATCAGCCTAGCTCGTCTGCCCAGGGCTGTTCAGAGACTTCTTCCGTCTCTGCTGACGGCgcccctggaggaggaggaggagaacgcaGGGTACCCAAATGCGCCAGATGCCGAAACCACAACCTCAGCAGCATATTGAAAGGACACAAGAGGTACTGCCCCTTCGCAAGATGCCAGTGTCACCTGTGCGAGCTTACGCTGCAGAGGCAAAAGATCATGGCCCAACAAGTGGCTCTGAGTCGTGCACACGCCCAGGACGTGGCCCGGGTCACTCTCCTTCAGGAAGAGCAGCACCCTCAAGAGATATTAGCATCGGCGGACGCCCTGCGAACGGAAATCGGGAAGAGGGATCTCTCTGTCAATGGCGGCAACGCCTCGCTACATCGTGAGTACAGACTGACACCTGCAGCTGTGGTGAAGGCAGCAGCAAATCACTTTTGAGTTATTGgagactaaattattattattattattattattattattattattactattgttattattattattattattattattattattattattattattattattattattattattagggaggagaccttctctgaagGCGGTAGCGTTGAAAATTAAAGCTGTTTCTTCTCtgttcgtcttacaatcttcttttcatcagcatgtagctggtaaCAGAacatctttatattattattattattattattattattattattattattattattattattattattattattattattattgccgttgttgttgatgttgttcagaatatacatataaacttatgAAACAGAGCCCAGAGCGCCACACAGCAAAAAGGCCAAAGTTTGAGCAAAAAATTCTAAATCGTAATTATCTACTATTACCTTAGCTATCTATTCAGTGCGAAATATGAGATAATTAACACCATAGATAGgtcatttcatttatgtttactacagttaaaaaatactaaaataaaacaatggaaggaacacaaattaaaaacgaaataacTGATGTGTGAGGAATTCATCCATTAAACAAAATAGGTAGGCCTACATTACACAATTAAATTACTCTGCGCCCACACTGGCTTATATCAAAATGAATTGTTGCATGTTCAGTGCAGgctataaatgaattattttaataatgaattattacaaTATTCAGCATAGGCCTATAACTAAGTTAGATCGATAGGCTGAGATTCCAGAAAACGCATTCTGTGGACAGAATATACTATAATAACCCACTTTCGTAAAGTTTTCTCCCTTCTGCATAATGAAAACgactagagaaaaaaataaggaaaaaggaaaataagtttaCCGGGCGTTGGTCGGTTCAGAGAGCTGTCAAAGAGGTCTTTGTGTTTACGGTTTTCTCCTGAACggaaatatttgatgtttcataAGACTCGCTTTCTGAAAGGGCACAGCCCTCTGGTACCTCAACAAGTTTCTGTGAGTGAGGATGCCAGCCCCACGCCCTTTTCTTAACCCGAGCAGACGCTAGCATTAATTTACAGATGGGTGGGAAGTAGGCCTAAAGGTAGACCAATGGGAGCCAAGCACATCACAAATTGGTTTCGGCAAACGTCTCAACATCAGCAAGACttgaattaattgtttttaatcacCAGCAGTATTCATTTGGGTTGCATTGTTATATCCCTGGAACTATGGACTCCTTTCGAGGTTCTAGGCAATAACATCAGGTTTCTGTAGGAAATAACTGCAGGATGAACAAAGCATTTATGTTGTGGGAGAGCGAGAAACCCCTTGCATAGGCCTAAGAATGtttctatttcagttttttctttcttttttaaagttctgAATGAA is part of the Macrobrachium rosenbergii isolate ZJJX-2024 chromosome 9, ASM4041242v1, whole genome shotgun sequence genome and encodes:
- the LOC136841856 gene encoding doublesex- and mab-3-related transcription factor 1-like, with translation MALSRPIKPNLNCSEEYQPSSSAQGCSETSSVSADGAPGGGGGERRVPKCARCRNHNLSSILKGHKRYCPFARCQCHLCELTLQRQKIMAQQVALSRAHAQDVARVTLLQEEQHPQEILASADALRTEIGKRDLSVNGGNASLHHAALDWTLQQQQQAATSSSYIHGLGASIPSPFPSLCDPFRLPYLFPSVFQPPSPSVSPLPLSALRQPPAVSHFLQCPLCASRMTSEVELRHHQCETN